The genomic window AATCGGTCATGGATATGCACTATGCCATAAAAGATAGTCCTGTTTTCAAACTAAAAGAAGAAGCCCAATCATTATTGAGAGATTATTTCGAATTGTTGATCAAGACATATCAGTTTTGTGTCTCGCAATTAAACAGGAGTCTCATCAACCACCTGTTTTCCGGAATATTAATGGGAGTCAGCATCATGTATAAAGATAAGACAACAGACACGTCCAATCTCTCTAAAGCCGAAATTATCAGCAAGAACTTCACTCAATTAGTCATGCAAAACTATACCATGCAACGATCCGTTGCATGGTATGCCAAGCGGCTTGGCATCACACAAGCGCATCTAAGCAGCATTATCAAACAAACTACCGGAAAAACTTGCATAGAGATCATAACCTCCATGGTAATCATGGACGCTAAAGCTCAACTGAAATCAACGAACCTTTCCATCCACGACATAGCCTATACGCTAAATTTCACGAATATGTCTTTTTTTGGAAAGTATTTCAAGCGGTATGTGGGCATGAGCCCACAGGAGTATAGAAATAGTTAGTCGATACTCACATTCCCCAATTCTCCCTATCCAAACTCCTATACTGTATAGCCTCCGCCAAATGCCGGACTTCGATATGTTCCGAATTATCCAAGTCCGCTATCGTGCGGGAGACTTTCAGGATACGGTCATAGGCACGGGCGGAGAGGCAGAGACGTTGCATGGCGGTTTTGAGGATGGAGAGGCCGGAAGCGTCGGGAACGGCGTACTGATGGAGTAGCTTGGAGTTCATCTGGGCGTTGCAATAAATACCCTCATAAGCGGCAAAACGCCTTTCCTGGATCGCACGGGCTTTTATGACCCGCTCACGGATAGCGATACTAGGCTCTGAGGGCTGTTGCTCGGAAATCTTCTCGAAAGGGACAGGGACAATCTCTATCTGGATATCGATACGGTCCAATAAAGGGCCGGAAATGCGGTTCATATATTTCTGGACGGCTCCGGGAGAACAGAGGCAAGGACGGTCCGGATGGTTGTAGTAGCCGCAGGGACAAGGATTCATGGAGGCCACAAGCATAAAGCCGGCTGGATATTCCACCGTGAAACGGGCACGGGAGATATTGATCACTCGATCTTCCAATGGCTGCCGCATGACTTCCAAGACACTCCTGTTAAATTCCGGCAACTCATCCAAAAAAAGGACACCATTATGAGCCAAGCTGATCTCTCCCGGCTGCGGGAAAGTGCCCCCTCCTACCATGGCGACATTAGAGATCGTATGATGGGGAGAGCGAAAAGGACGTTGTACCATCAAGGAGGTGCCACCTCCTATCTTACCGGCTACGGAATGGATTTTAGTTGTTTCCAAGGACTCATGCAAGGTAAAAGGGGGCAAGATCGTGGGGAGACGTTTCGCCAACATGGACTTGCCACTTCCGGGAGGGCCTACCATGATCAGATTATGTCCGCCGGCGGCGGCCACCTCCATCGCACGCTTCACGTTCTCTTGTCCCCGGACATCGGAGAAATCGCAATCAAACAATTGCTGGCGGTCGTAAAACTCCTTACGGGTATCAATGACCGTAGGCCGCAATGTCGGTTTCCCCTCCATAAACTCCAGCACCTCTTTGATATTCGAAGCTCCATACACTTCCAGATCGTTCACTACCGCAGCCTCACAAGCGTTTTGCTTGGGTAAGATAAAGCCCTTAAAGCCTTCTTCCCTAGCCTTGATAGCGATAGGCAATGCCCCTTTTATCGGTTGGAGGCTCCCGTCCATAGAAAGCTCGCCCATCAATACGAATTTGGATAAGTTGGATGAATCTATCTGCTCTGCCGCCGCCAGAATACCGATCGCCAAAGGCAGATCATAAGAAGACCCTTCCTTACGGATATCTGCGGGGGCCATATTAATAACGATACGATTGCGGGGGAATTTATAACCACATACTTGAAGAGCCGAGATAATGCGTTCATGGCTCTCACGAACGGCCACGTCCGGAAGACCGACTAAAAAGAATTGGATACCTTTGGAACAGTTCACTTCTACGGTAACGACCGTAGCGGAAATCCCCTGCACGGCAGCGGCATAAGATTTTACTAACATAGTTAAGAATTTTGAGTTACTAATTACAAATTAAAACCGGAACCTCCTGTTTTCAATCGCTCAGTCTTCGAACAAGTTTTCCAGTGTTTGCTTGATCTCGATTCCATTCTCTGTTTTCATCAAGATCTTATGATCCTCATCTATCAAGAAACAGCGTGGCAATACGCTTACGTTATACAGATCTATCAACATAGCCGCTTGTCCGGCCGAATCTGTTACCAGATTCCACGCTATACTATCTTTCTTCAGTACATCCCGGACATTATCCGGATTATCGTCCAAGCTAACCAAAAGAATATCCAACTGATCTTTCGGATATTTCATCGCTACCTTATCCAGATATAGATCCTCTGTCTGGCACATATCACACCAAGGAGCAGTAAATGTCAGCAATAAATATTTCTGCGGGAAAGAATCCAAACTTACCGTATTCCCATAAATATTCCTTACGGAGAAATCTGGGGCTTCCGCACCCAAAGCCGTACGTTTCGCACGGGCGCTATATTGCTCCAGCTCCTTCACCAGATAAAAGTCTTTCAACCTTGGATTCAATAACGCCAACAACTCATCAATTTTACGAGTATCATCGGGATCTGAGAAAAAAGATTGAATCAAGACAACGGATACCTCTTCATCCGGGTTCTCTTTTACGTACCGGATCGCTTCCTCGCTCAATTGCATATTAACATTCGCCAAACGAGCGGCGATATCCGTCTCCTCGATCGTATCGTTCAAATCCTTGCTATTTAAAGAATTTGATAAATTTGTCAATTCCGTCAATAAAGGAGCGATTTTTTTCTTAAAAGCGGTCAACTTATCATTTGTCCGTCCCCCCTTTACCTGCAATAGCAATGGAGAGTTAGCGTCGCCCGTGATTTTTACGGTTTCTCCCGGTTCCAGATAAGCCGTAACCCAATGCTCTTTATCCGCAAAGAAGATAGTCACACAATGGAAACCCGCTTCATTTTGATCGATCTGGAACTGCCCGGGTTTCGTACAAACCACCGTATCAACCACTTTATAATTATCCTTCTCAAATACAGCATATACGGTTTGATCTTCCAGATTAGAAAGTTCCCCTTCAATCCGATAGACATAATCCTTGCCACAAGATGACAAACAAATTATAAAGCCAATAATAAGTGCCAGTTTTTTTATCATTACTCCTTTTTAAGCTCTTCTTATAACAGATAATCCGGTCTAAAGGTAGGAATATTTTTTTTAACTACTTTACATTTATAATAAAATTAACGTAGTTATCATAAAAAAAGCGCAGAATTAGTAATTCCACGCTTTTTTATAAAGATATTTTTAGACCTTGACCTTTTTTGATCAAGGTTTTTTAAGCAATTATAACTGAGGACCAGCAGCAACCAATGCCTTACCAGCTTCGTTGCCCGTGAACTTAGCAAAGTTCTTCTGGAAGCGAGCAGCCAAATCCTTCGCTTTCTCATCCCATTGAGCAGGATCAGCATAGGTATCGCGAGGATCTAAGATCTTCGGATCTACGCCCGGTAATGCAGTCGGAACCTCGAAGTCGAAATACGGGATCTTCTTTGTCGGAGCCTCATTGATAGAACCATCAAGGATAGCGTCGATGATACCTCTTGTATCTTTGATAGAGATACGTTTGCCGCTACCGTTCCAACCTGTGTTCACCAAGTAAGCCTTAGCGCCAGTCATTTCCATCTTCTTAACCAACTCTTCGCCGTATTTTG from Parabacteroides distasonis ATCC 8503 includes these protein-coding regions:
- a CDS encoding helix-turn-helix domain-containing protein; this translates as MENDIPKIDLPQDWVIGKLSEKDIGLLNLYANYPCRLKAGIFVLCLRGEVEASINLTQFKVEAGSFITILPGTIFQIHRMDRDLQIYFMGFSSDFINQANINKSVMDMHYAIKDSPVFKLKEEAQSLLRDYFELLIKTYQFCVSQLNRSLINHLFSGILMGVSIMYKDKTTDTSNLSKAEIISKNFTQLVMQNYTMQRSVAWYAKRLGITQAHLSSIIKQTTGKTCIEIITSMVIMDAKAQLKSTNLSIHDIAYTLNFTNMSFFGKYFKRYVGMSPQEYRNS
- a CDS encoding YifB family Mg chelatase-like AAA ATPase, giving the protein MLVKSYAAAVQGISATVVTVEVNCSKGIQFFLVGLPDVAVRESHERIISALQVCGYKFPRNRIVINMAPADIRKEGSSYDLPLAIGILAAAEQIDSSNLSKFVLMGELSMDGSLQPIKGALPIAIKAREEGFKGFILPKQNACEAAVVNDLEVYGASNIKEVLEFMEGKPTLRPTVIDTRKEFYDRQQLFDCDFSDVRGQENVKRAMEVAAAGGHNLIMVGPPGSGKSMLAKRLPTILPPFTLHESLETTKIHSVAGKIGGGTSLMVQRPFRSPHHTISNVAMVGGGTFPQPGEISLAHNGVLFLDELPEFNRSVLEVMRQPLEDRVINISRARFTVEYPAGFMLVASMNPCPCGYYNHPDRPCLCSPGAVQKYMNRISGPLLDRIDIQIEIVPVPFEKISEQQPSEPSIAIRERVIKARAIQERRFAAYEGIYCNAQMNSKLLHQYAVPDASGLSILKTAMQRLCLSARAYDRILKVSRTIADLDNSEHIEVRHLAEAIQYRSLDRENWGM
- a CDS encoding TlpA disulfide reductase family protein — protein: MIKKLALIIGFIICLSSCGKDYVYRIEGELSNLEDQTVYAVFEKDNYKVVDTVVCTKPGQFQIDQNEAGFHCVTIFFADKEHWVTAYLEPGETVKITGDANSPLLLQVKGGRTNDKLTAFKKKIAPLLTELTNLSNSLNSKDLNDTIEETDIAARLANVNMQLSEEAIRYVKENPDEEVSVVLIQSFFSDPDDTRKIDELLALLNPRLKDFYLVKELEQYSARAKRTALGAEAPDFSVRNIYGNTVSLDSFPQKYLLLTFTAPWCDMCQTEDLYLDKVAMKYPKDQLDILLVSLDDNPDNVRDVLKKDSIAWNLVTDSAGQAAMLIDLYNVSVLPRCFLIDEDHKILMKTENGIEIKQTLENLFED